The genomic interval CGAGGGGCGCGGAGTGGGCGAGTGAGCGTACCGGTTTGCGTTGTCGACGCGTCGGTCGGCGTGAAGTGGTTCCGCAACGAGCCGGGTTCGGCCGAGGCCCGAGAACTCGTGTCGCGCCATATCCTCGGCGAGATCGTCATCGCGGTCGACGCGCTGTTTGCCTGCGAGGTCCTGCGGGTCGCGTCGAGAAACGCGAACGCGGGGGACGTCCCGCGGGTGTGGAAGGACCTCGAGGCGCTTGAGTTGGTGACGGTCCCCCTTGGCGGCGAGCTGGTCGAGGCTGCGGCCGACGTGCGCGAGAAGTTCGGGTGCACGCTCT from Actinomycetota bacterium carries:
- a CDS encoding type II toxin-antitoxin system VapC family toxin, with the translated sequence MSVPVCVVDASVGVKWFRNEPGSAEARELVSRHILGEIVIAVDALFACEVLRVASRNANAGDVPRVWKDLEALELVTVPLGGELVEAAADVREKFGCTLYDGFSAGLADLLDAPLYSADARVHGRYPRVRMVGA